The proteins below come from a single Eubacterium limosum genomic window:
- a CDS encoding NADH-ubiquinone oxidoreductase-F iron-sulfur binding region domain-containing protein translates to MAFKRSQILLCGGTGCTSSGSQTLVKEFKKELIKHELMDEVELVITGCFGLCELGPVVIVYPEGTFYSRVEPSDIPELVEEHLVKGRPLERLIYSEKKEGEHPLSINELGFYKKQKRIALANCGVIDPEDIEEYIAFDGYMALEKVLFKMTPQEVIDEVKASGLRGRGGGGFPTGLKWQFAYNADSPDGVKFVACNADEGDPGAFMDRSVLEGDPHRLIEAMAIAAYAIGAQKGYVYVRAEYPIAVKRLQIAIDQAKDYGLLGDNVFDTDFSFDLEIRLGAGAFVCGEETALMNSVEGKRGEPRPRPPFPANKGLFERPTVLNNVETYANIPTIILEGAESFASVGTEKSKGTKVFALGGKINNTGLLEIPMGTTLREVIYEIGGGIPNGKAFKAAQTGGPSGGCIPSSELDIPIDYDNLISIGAMMGSGGLIVMDEDNCMVDVARFFLDFTQDESCGKCPPCRIGTKRMLEILERICDGQGEEGDIERLEELAEGIKASALCGLGQTAPNPVLSTIKYFRDEYEAHIYEKRCPAGVCRNLLNYVIDEEKCKGCGICAKKCPGDAITGEKKKPHVIDAAKCVKCGACIEACPFNAIAKA, encoded by the coding sequence ATGGCTTTTAAACGCTCGCAGATTCTGCTTTGTGGTGGGACTGGCTGTACATCTTCCGGCTCCCAGACACTGGTAAAAGAATTCAAAAAAGAACTGATCAAACATGAATTAATGGACGAAGTTGAACTTGTCATAACGGGTTGTTTTGGCCTGTGTGAACTTGGTCCGGTCGTAATCGTATATCCTGAAGGCACTTTCTACAGCCGTGTCGAACCAAGTGATATTCCGGAACTGGTTGAAGAACACCTGGTAAAAGGCCGCCCGCTGGAAAGACTGATCTACTCCGAAAAGAAAGAGGGCGAACATCCGCTTTCAATCAACGAACTCGGTTTTTATAAAAAACAGAAACGTATCGCGCTTGCCAACTGCGGCGTTATCGACCCTGAAGATATTGAAGAATACATTGCTTTTGACGGCTACATGGCCCTTGAAAAGGTACTGTTCAAAATGACCCCTCAGGAAGTTATCGACGAAGTTAAGGCTTCCGGACTCCGCGGCCGTGGGGGCGGCGGTTTCCCAACCGGTTTAAAATGGCAGTTTGCTTACAACGCCGATTCGCCGGACGGCGTTAAATTCGTCGCCTGTAACGCCGATGAAGGGGACCCGGGTGCATTTATGGACCGTTCCGTTCTGGAAGGCGACCCGCACCGTCTTATTGAAGCCATGGCCATTGCCGCTTATGCCATCGGCGCACAGAAAGGCTATGTCTATGTCCGTGCTGAATACCCCATCGCGGTCAAGCGTCTCCAGATTGCCATCGACCAGGCAAAAGACTATGGCCTGTTAGGGGACAATGTTTTTGACACAGACTTCAGTTTTGACCTGGAAATTCGCCTGGGCGCCGGCGCTTTTGTCTGCGGCGAAGAAACCGCGCTCATGAACTCTGTTGAAGGTAAACGTGGCGAACCCAGACCAAGACCGCCGTTCCCGGCAAACAAGGGTCTTTTTGAACGCCCAACCGTTCTGAACAACGTTGAAACCTATGCGAATATTCCGACGATTATTTTAGAAGGCGCGGAATCCTTTGCTTCCGTTGGTACCGAAAAATCCAAGGGAACCAAGGTATTTGCCCTTGGCGGTAAGATCAACAACACCGGTCTTCTTGAAATCCCCATGGGGACAACCCTCAGAGAAGTTATCTATGAAATCGGCGGCGGTATCCCGAACGGCAAGGCCTTTAAGGCAGCCCAGACAGGCGGCCCCTCCGGCGGATGTATCCCAAGCTCCGAGCTGGATATTCCCATCGACTATGACAACCTCATCAGCATCGGCGCCATGATGGGCTCCGGTGGTCTCATTGTTATGGATGAAGACAACTGTATGGTTGACGTTGCCCGTTTCTTCCTCGATTTTACCCAGGACGAATCCTGTGGCAAATGCCCGCCGTGCCGTATCGGTACCAAGCGTATGCTTGAAATCCTCGAACGTATCTGCGACGGTCAGGGTGAAGAAGGCGATATCGAACGTCTTGAAGAGCTTGCTGAAGGCATCAAGGCTTCCGCGCTCTGCGGCCTGGGCCAGACAGCTCCGAACCCGGTATTATCCACCATCAAATATTTCAGAGATGAATATGAAGCCCACATCTACGAAAAGAGATGTCCGGCCGGCGTCTGCCGTAACCTGCTGAACTATGTCATCGATGAAGAAAAATGTAAAGGCTGCGGTATCTGCGCCAAGAAGTGTCCGGGCGACGCGATTACTGGCGAAAAGAAAAAACCGCATGTTATCGACGCGGCCAAGTGCGTGAAATGCGGCGCTTGTATTGAAGCCTGCCCGTTTAACGCCATTGCAAAAGCCTGA
- a CDS encoding NADH-dependent [FeFe] hydrogenase, group A6, producing MSDVTFKINNMEITVPEGITVLEAARRHNIDIPTLCNLKDVNEIGACRMCMVEVAGAKALQAACVYPVAPGIEVFTNTPKARKARRVNLELILSNHNRECTTCIRSENCELQSLAKDLGISDIPFEGEKSGHHIDNLSPSIVRDESKCVLCKRCLAICNKVQKIGVLGAVGRGFTSQVQPVFNKSIAEVGCINCGQCIVNCPVGALKEKSDINRVWDALGDPTKTVVVQSAPAVRAALGEEFNLPMGTNVTGKLAAALRRLNFDGVFDTDFGADVTIMEEGTELINRVKNGGVLPMITSCSPGWIKMIETYYPEMIPHLSSCKSPQNMTGALLKSHYAEMNGIDPKDLVVVSVMPCTAKKYEVQRDELSVDGNQDVDISITTRELARMIKEARLDFPALPDEEFDPYYGDYSGAAVIFGATGGVMEAAVRTVADVLNDKDIQEIDYEAVRGLDGLKTAEVEVTPDLTVKVAVASGGSNIRKVMEGIKSGEFKDYHFIELMACPGGCVNGGGQPIISAKRKMEVDIRAERAKALYSEDASKKYRKSHQNPSVIRIYEEFLGEPGGHKAHELLHTTYSQKAKV from the coding sequence ATGAGCGATGTAACATTTAAAATAAATAATATGGAAATCACCGTTCCTGAAGGGATTACGGTTTTAGAGGCAGCCAGAAGACACAACATTGACATTCCGACATTATGTAATTTAAAGGACGTTAATGAAATCGGCGCCTGCCGTATGTGCATGGTGGAGGTAGCCGGCGCGAAAGCGCTTCAGGCCGCCTGTGTTTATCCGGTAGCGCCTGGTATTGAGGTGTTTACCAACACACCGAAAGCCAGAAAGGCAAGACGTGTTAACCTGGAACTGATTTTATCCAATCACAACCGTGAATGTACCACCTGTATCCGCAGCGAAAACTGTGAATTACAGAGCCTGGCTAAAGATCTGGGCATCAGTGACATTCCTTTTGAAGGCGAAAAATCCGGCCACCATATTGACAATTTGTCACCGTCCATCGTGCGTGACGAATCTAAATGCGTGCTGTGCAAGCGCTGTCTGGCGATCTGTAATAAAGTACAGAAAATCGGCGTTCTGGGCGCTGTAGGCCGCGGCTTTACCTCCCAGGTACAGCCGGTATTCAATAAATCCATTGCCGAAGTCGGCTGCATCAACTGCGGACAGTGTATTGTCAACTGCCCTGTTGGCGCTCTGAAGGAAAAAAGCGACATTAACCGGGTATGGGACGCTCTGGGCGATCCGACCAAAACCGTTGTGGTTCAGTCCGCACCGGCGGTAAGAGCCGCCCTCGGCGAAGAATTTAACCTGCCAATGGGCACCAATGTTACCGGGAAACTGGCAGCAGCCCTGAGAAGATTAAATTTTGACGGCGTTTTCGACACCGATTTCGGCGCTGACGTCACCATCATGGAAGAAGGCACCGAGCTGATCAACCGTGTGAAAAACGGCGGCGTTCTGCCAATGATCACCTCTTGCTCACCAGGATGGATTAAGATGATTGAAACCTACTATCCGGAAATGATCCCGCATCTTTCCAGTTGTAAATCACCTCAGAATATGACGGGTGCGCTCTTGAAGAGCCACTATGCCGAAATGAACGGCATTGATCCTAAGGATCTGGTCGTTGTCTCCGTCATGCCGTGTACCGCGAAAAAATACGAGGTACAGCGTGACGAGCTGAGCGTGGACGGCAATCAGGATGTGGATATCTCCATCACCACCCGCGAGCTGGCCAGAATGATCAAGGAAGCCCGTCTGGATTTCCCGGCACTGCCTGACGAAGAATTCGACCCGTATTACGGCGATTATTCCGGCGCTGCTGTTATCTTCGGCGCTACCGGCGGTGTTATGGAAGCTGCGGTTCGTACAGTGGCCGACGTCTTAAACGACAAGGATATTCAGGAAATTGACTACGAAGCCGTCCGCGGCCTCGATGGTCTTAAGACCGCAGAAGTGGAAGTAACCCCTGATCTGACCGTTAAAGTAGCGGTTGCCAGCGGCGGCTCCAACATCCGCAAGGTTATGGAAGGTATTAAGAGCGGTGAATTCAAGGATTATCATTTCATCGAGCTTATGGCCTGCCCAGGCGGCTGTGTCAACGGCGGCGGACAGCCCATTATCTCCGCAAAACGGAAAATGGAAGTGGACATCCGTGCCGAGAGAGCAAAAGCCCTTTACAGTGAGGACGCCAGTAAGAAATACCGGAAATCTCACCAGAACCCATCCGTCATCCGGATTTATGAAGAATTCCTTGGTGAACCGGGCGGACACAAGGCGCACGAGCTGCTCCATACCACCTATTCGCAGAAAGCTAAAGTCTGA
- a CDS encoding HAD family hydrolase → MINKEPELVIFDMDGLMFDTERLSHEAWTRTGEENGFRYTMDITRKKLGLGKKGVRALFVQYFGADAPIERWHHRSHEIKRQLVNEHGAGIIKPGLVSLLKYLDAQGTKTAIASSSDREMIDHYLKITGLPHHFDHITSGEEVEKSKPNPEIFLKTCAALGAAPEASLVLEDAYSGFEAARSGGIPVFFVEDLREPDRHIYEGADGVFKNLAEVQHFLENRETAEYNKSKHL, encoded by the coding sequence ATGATAAACAAAGAACCAGAGCTGGTTATTTTTGATATGGATGGCCTCATGTTCGACACTGAGCGGCTGAGCCACGAGGCATGGACCCGGACAGGGGAAGAAAATGGCTTTCGCTATACCATGGACATAACAAGAAAGAAGCTGGGGCTGGGTAAAAAAGGCGTGCGCGCGCTTTTTGTCCAGTATTTTGGAGCCGACGCGCCCATTGAGCGGTGGCACCACCGTTCCCATGAGATCAAGCGGCAGCTTGTCAACGAGCATGGCGCAGGGATCATTAAGCCGGGGCTGGTCAGCCTGTTAAAATATTTGGATGCGCAGGGGACTAAAACCGCCATCGCGTCCTCCAGCGACCGGGAGATGATCGACCACTATCTCAAGATCACCGGGCTTCCCCATCATTTTGACCACATCACCTCCGGCGAGGAGGTCGAAAAGAGCAAGCCGAACCCGGAAATATTTTTAAAGACCTGCGCAGCCCTGGGTGCAGCTCCGGAGGCGTCCCTGGTGCTGGAGGACGCCTATTCCGGGTTTGAGGCGGCCCGGTCCGGCGGTATCCCGGTGTTTTTTGTGGAGGACCTGCGGGAGCCGGACCGCCATATTTACGAGGGGGCCGACGGCGTTTTTAAGAATCTGGCAGAAGTACAGCATTTTCTTGAAAACAGGGAGACTGCTGAGTATAATAAAAGTAAACATCTGTAA
- a CDS encoding bifunctional metallophosphatase/5'-nucleotidase produces the protein MFERKKHRLSQSVTALLLALLLVIGAMPVTPALAQVAEGTEAAQEGTEALEENTAAAAAVAEAVIPTEENAPKNLTVLHTNDMHGALVSSGTSTIGADETAGIRAATEKTENTLLVDAGDATQGGTLAALSQGADVITLMNAAKYDAMALGNHEFDYGQDVLFENVRNADFPVLSANTVYKDTGRPILEGVPYAGGTQTNNGQYTIVERNGVKIGIFGVTTPETATKTNPKGIEGIAFNPVEPVAREMIKALKAQGAEVIICLAHLGVDPSTSKENSSVGLAEALGPDSGLDMIIDGHSHTVYSKAEPQSGILIEQTGSSSKNIGKISVTMDKGTNTVAGKLIDAEAAFKTCSPDPAVTALADQLVAANAGKLKPVIGNTRTALWGGWVGSSNIARVGEINLGNLIADAMTEGAKELLASDAYKDSPYKNLPIVALENGGGVRATIRRGDITVGDSINVLPFGNTLAFKEVTPAILYEALENGVSKVVSQDPETGLITGQGGCFPQISGMSFTYDPRNPARDVKTGEEGSRVTAIYLDGSSEPLKRDDTATKIVLCSNDYEIAGGDGYDMLVGLPSVGEGGSLEEVFRDHLTRLTAAGGGSFLAPASQGRIQTAGAYVPKPYAASIKVSGPDEMGSLAGKTVEYQVDGGAVQTGVLDENSVLSFDLLPDGPHGIRIGDADDVFINNYSGDVAVTAAVKEKLTINETPQPQPQPEPEPVKPEAQNEPAAANPHTGMTASARQAGSAAVGLLVLTTVVTAGAWRQRRQKAG, from the coding sequence ATGTTTGAGCGAAAAAAACATCGTCTAAGCCAGAGCGTCACAGCCCTGCTGCTGGCCCTGCTGCTTGTTATCGGCGCAATGCCGGTAACACCGGCCCTTGCCCAGGTGGCAGAAGGCACTGAGGCGGCTCAGGAGGGGACAGAAGCCCTGGAAGAAAACACAGCGGCTGCCGCGGCGGTCGCAGAAGCGGTTATTCCGACGGAGGAAAACGCGCCGAAAAACCTGACCGTCCTTCACACCAATGACATGCACGGCGCGCTGGTCAGCAGCGGTACCAGCACCATCGGAGCGGATGAGACCGCTGGTATCCGGGCAGCCACCGAGAAAACCGAAAACACCCTGCTGGTGGACGCCGGGGATGCGACCCAGGGCGGCACCCTGGCTGCCCTGAGCCAGGGCGCGGATGTCATTACCCTGATGAACGCTGCAAAATACGACGCCATGGCCCTTGGCAACCATGAATTTGATTACGGACAGGACGTTCTGTTTGAAAATGTGAGAAACGCGGATTTTCCTGTGCTGTCTGCCAATACGGTTTATAAGGATACCGGCCGGCCTATCCTGGAGGGCGTCCCCTACGCGGGCGGCACCCAGACCAACAACGGCCAGTATACCATCGTTGAACGAAATGGCGTAAAGATTGGGATTTTTGGCGTCACCACGCCCGAAACCGCCACCAAGACCAACCCAAAAGGCATTGAGGGCATTGCCTTTAATCCGGTAGAACCCGTGGCCCGGGAGATGATTAAAGCTCTGAAAGCCCAGGGCGCAGAGGTCATTATCTGCCTGGCCCATCTGGGTGTGGACCCGTCCACCAGCAAAGAGAACAGCAGCGTCGGCCTGGCCGAAGCCCTCGGCCCGGACAGCGGACTGGATATGATCATCGACGGACACAGCCACACTGTCTATTCAAAAGCAGAGCCTCAAAGCGGTATTTTGATTGAGCAGACCGGCAGCAGTTCCAAAAATATCGGGAAGATCAGCGTGACAATGGACAAGGGCACCAATACCGTGGCCGGTAAGCTCATCGACGCAGAGGCCGCTTTCAAGACCTGCAGCCCAGACCCGGCAGTGACCGCTCTGGCAGACCAGCTGGTGGCCGCCAACGCGGGCAAGCTGAAGCCTGTCATCGGCAATACCCGGACAGCCCTGTGGGGCGGCTGGGTCGGCAGCAGCAATATTGCCCGGGTCGGTGAGATCAATCTGGGCAACCTCATTGCAGATGCCATGACTGAGGGGGCAAAGGAACTGCTGGCAAGCGACGCCTACAAGGACAGCCCCTACAAAAATCTGCCCATTGTGGCTCTGGAAAACGGCGGCGGCGTGCGTGCCACCATCAGGCGGGGCGACATAACAGTGGGCGATAGCATCAACGTGCTGCCTTTTGGCAATACCCTGGCCTTTAAGGAGGTCACCCCGGCCATTCTGTACGAAGCTCTGGAAAACGGGGTGAGCAAGGTAGTCTCCCAGGACCCGGAAACCGGGCTGATTACCGGGCAGGGCGGCTGTTTCCCGCAGATCAGCGGTATGTCCTTCACCTATGACCCCAGAAATCCCGCAAGGGATGTCAAGACAGGCGAGGAGGGCAGCCGGGTGACCGCCATCTACCTGGACGGCAGCAGCGAGCCGCTGAAACGGGATGACACTGCCACGAAGATTGTTCTCTGCTCCAATGATTACGAGATCGCTGGCGGCGACGGCTATGACATGCTGGTGGGGCTGCCCAGCGTGGGTGAGGGCGGGAGCCTGGAGGAAGTCTTCCGCGACCACCTGACCAGGCTGACTGCAGCGGGCGGCGGCAGCTTTCTGGCGCCCGCCTCCCAGGGAAGAATCCAGACGGCAGGCGCCTACGTGCCCAAGCCCTACGCGGCTTCGATTAAAGTGTCAGGCCCCGATGAAATGGGCAGCCTGGCCGGGAAGACCGTCGAGTATCAGGTCGACGGCGGCGCTGTTCAGACCGGCGTTCTGGACGAAAACAGCGTGCTGAGCTTTGACCTTCTTCCAGACGGCCCCCACGGCATCCGAATCGGGGACGCGGACGATGTGTTTATCAATAATTACAGCGGCGATGTCGCTGTGACCGCAGCAGTGAAGGAGAAGCTGACCATCAACGAGACGCCGCAGCCACAGCCGCAGCCAGAGCCGGAGCCTGTAAAGCCCGAAGCCCAGAATGAACCAGCGGCGGCCAACCCACATACCGGGATGACGGCCAGTGCCCGGCAGGCTGGCAGCGCGGCTGTGGGCCTGTTGGTTTTGACCACTGTGGTGACAGCAGGTGCCTGGCGGCAGCGGAGACAGAAGGCAGGATGA
- the thiS gene encoding sulfur carrier protein ThiS, whose protein sequence is MITVNGKDCPCEDGLRLSAFLDQAGYERSRVAVELNGEIVPKAGYDTRELRDGDRMEIVCFVGGG, encoded by the coding sequence ATGATCACAGTGAATGGCAAAGACTGTCCCTGCGAAGACGGCCTGCGTTTATCCGCTTTTTTAGATCAGGCGGGCTACGAGCGCAGCCGGGTGGCCGTGGAGCTGAACGGTGAAATCGTGCCAAAGGCTGGTTACGATACCAGAGAGCTCAGAGACGGAGACCGGATGGAGATCGTCTGCTTTGTGGGCGGTGGCTGA
- the thiF gene encoding sulfur carrier protein ThiS adenylyltransferase ThiF has product MRIRLNGKDYETQAESLHGLCRELGLEREERVVILDGYQSDEDLPLHSGAIAAVTTKGELPPEECLEELLCARHTPGVYEKVKKARVAVAGLGGLGSSIALSLARTGVGTLHLVDFDVVEPSNLNRQQYRISHLGLAKAEALKQEIAEVNPFVRVEAETLRVTEENAPALFKKDPIVCEAFDNPETKAMFVNTLLTQCPEKTLVAASGMAGYGSGNRIKTRRIMENFYLCGDGETAAQAGCGLMAPRVAICAGHQANTILRLILGCKTV; this is encoded by the coding sequence ATGCGGATAAGACTGAATGGAAAAGACTATGAGACACAGGCGGAGAGCCTGCACGGGCTCTGCAGAGAGCTGGGGCTTGAGCGTGAAGAACGTGTGGTGATTCTGGACGGATACCAGAGTGATGAAGACCTGCCCTTGCACAGCGGGGCTATAGCAGCGGTCACCACAAAGGGAGAGCTGCCGCCAGAGGAGTGCCTGGAGGAGCTGCTCTGTGCCCGCCATACACCCGGCGTGTATGAAAAGGTTAAGAAGGCCCGGGTGGCCGTGGCCGGCCTTGGCGGGCTCGGCTCGAGCATTGCCCTGAGCCTGGCGCGCACTGGTGTGGGTACCCTGCATCTGGTAGATTTTGACGTGGTGGAGCCCAGTAATCTGAACCGGCAGCAGTACCGGATCAGCCATCTGGGACTGGCCAAAGCCGAGGCTCTGAAACAGGAAATCGCTGAGGTCAACCCCTTTGTGCGGGTGGAGGCCGAGACGCTGCGGGTAACCGAGGAAAACGCCCCGGCGCTTTTTAAAAAGGACCCCATTGTCTGCGAGGCCTTTGACAATCCCGAGACCAAGGCAATGTTTGTGAATACCCTGCTTACGCAGTGCCCTGAAAAGACCCTTGTGGCCGCGTCGGGCATGGCGGGCTATGGAAGCGGCAACCGCATTAAAACCCGCCGCATCATGGAAAATTTTTACCTCTGCGGCGATGGGGAAACTGCAGCCCAGGCAGGCTGCGGCCTCATGGCTCCGAGGGTCGCCATCTGCGCCGGGCATCAGGCCAATACAATATTGAGATTAATTTTAGGCTGTAAAACAGTATAA
- a CDS encoding thiazole synthase, with the protein MENKDQLIIGGHAFTSRFILGSGKYSLELVSAAVEKAGAEIITLALRRANTEGTDNILDYIPEGVTLLPNTSGGRNAEEAVRIARLAREMGCGDFVKIEVIHDTRYLLPDNYETARATEILAREGFVVMPYMYPDLNAARDMQSAGAAAVMPLGAPIGSNKGICTRDFIQILIDEIDLPVIVDAGIGKPSQACEAMEMGAAAVMANTAIATAGDIPVMAEAFKKAIEAGRAAYLSGIGRVLETGSAASSPLTGFLQE; encoded by the coding sequence ATGGAAAATAAAGATCAACTGATCATCGGCGGACACGCCTTTACATCCCGTTTTATTCTGGGCTCAGGAAAATACTCGCTGGAGCTTGTAAGCGCCGCGGTGGAAAAAGCCGGAGCGGAGATCATCACCCTGGCGCTGCGCCGTGCCAATACTGAGGGAACGGATAATATCCTCGACTATATTCCAGAGGGCGTGACCCTGCTGCCCAACACCTCTGGAGGCAGAAACGCCGAGGAGGCAGTGCGGATCGCCCGGCTGGCACGAGAGATGGGCTGCGGTGATTTTGTGAAGATTGAAGTCATTCATGACACCCGGTATTTGCTGCCCGACAACTACGAGACCGCCCGGGCCACCGAGATTCTGGCCAGGGAAGGTTTTGTGGTCATGCCCTATATGTACCCGGACCTCAACGCCGCCCGGGACATGCAAAGCGCCGGAGCCGCGGCTGTCATGCCGCTGGGAGCGCCCATCGGCTCCAATAAGGGCATCTGTACCCGTGACTTCATTCAGATTCTTATCGATGAAATTGACCTGCCTGTCATTGTGGATGCGGGTATCGGCAAACCTTCACAGGCCTGTGAAGCCATGGAAATGGGCGCGGCCGCGGTCATGGCCAACACAGCCATCGCCACTGCGGGCGATATTCCAGTTATGGCAGAGGCCTTTAAAAAGGCTATCGAAGCCGGCCGAGCTGCTTACCTCTCTGGCATTGGGCGGGTATTGGAAACCGGCAGCGCGGCCTCATCCCCCCTGACCGGGTTTTTGCAGGAATAG
- the thiH gene encoding 2-iminoacetate synthase ThiH: protein MKERIDHMTYLPGMEDIGSELMDQVLSAAEAFDYEAFTEADVRRALDKAALKPEDFAALLSPAAMPYLEEMAKRAQLETRRHFGNSINLFTPLYIANYCENYCIYCGFNCRNKIHRARLNAKEIEREMQTIAATGLEEILLLTGESPKMSNVEYIGEACKIARKYFKVVGLEVYPMNTADYTYLHDCGADFVTVFQETYNSDKYETLHLAGHKRIFPYRFNTQERAIRGGIRGVGFAALLGLDDFRRDAFATGMHAYLLQRKYPHAEIAFSCPRLRPIINNDKINPKDVHEPQLLQIITAYRLFMPFASITISSRECARFRDNIIKIAATKISAGVDVGIGGHSGDAQGDEQFEIDDARTVDEIYSMILSENLQPVMSEYIYV, encoded by the coding sequence ATGAAAGAACGAATCGACCATATGACCTACCTCCCCGGCATGGAGGACATTGGGTCTGAGCTCATGGATCAGGTGCTGTCCGCGGCGGAAGCCTTTGATTATGAAGCCTTTACCGAGGCAGATGTACGCCGGGCACTGGATAAGGCTGCGCTGAAGCCCGAGGATTTTGCGGCCCTGCTGTCACCGGCGGCCATGCCTTATTTGGAGGAGATGGCAAAGCGCGCGCAGCTTGAGACCCGCAGGCATTTCGGCAATTCCATCAACCTGTTTACACCGCTGTATATTGCGAACTATTGCGAGAATTACTGCATTTACTGCGGCTTTAACTGCCGCAATAAAATCCACCGCGCGCGGCTGAACGCCAAGGAAATTGAGCGGGAAATGCAGACCATTGCAGCCACCGGCCTGGAGGAAATCCTGCTGCTGACCGGTGAGAGCCCGAAGATGTCCAATGTGGAGTACATTGGTGAGGCCTGCAAAATCGCCCGGAAGTATTTTAAGGTGGTGGGCCTGGAGGTCTATCCGATGAATACCGCGGATTACACCTATCTGCACGACTGCGGGGCGGATTTTGTCACCGTCTTTCAGGAAACCTATAACAGCGATAAATACGAGACCCTGCACCTGGCAGGCCACAAGCGAATTTTCCCATACCGGTTCAACACTCAGGAGCGGGCCATCCGCGGCGGTATCCGCGGCGTGGGCTTTGCCGCGCTTCTGGGCCTTGACGACTTCCGCAGAGACGCTTTTGCCACTGGTATGCACGCCTACCTGCTTCAGCGCAAATATCCCCATGCGGAGATTGCCTTTTCTTGCCCGCGGCTGCGTCCCATCATCAACAATGATAAGATCAACCCAAAGGATGTGCATGAGCCCCAGCTTCTGCAGATCATTACCGCTTACCGTTTGTTCATGCCCTTTGCCAGCATCACCATTTCCAGCCGGGAATGCGCGCGGTTCCGGGATAACATTATCAAAATTGCTGCGACCAAGATCTCGGCAGGGGTGGATGTGGGCATCGGCGGCCATTCTGGAGATGCCCAGGGCGACGAGCAGTTTGAGATCGACGACGCCCGCACTGTGGACGAGATTTACAGCATGATCCTGTCTGAGAACCTTCAGCCGGTCATGAGCGAGTATATCTATGTTTGA
- a CDS encoding thiamine phosphate synthase: protein MFEIIAVTNRGCCPAGHEFAAQAARIAASGAGKVILREKDLTTEAYKGLAGEFLRNCGGCGAELLLHRFAAVAKELNHPKIHLPLPVLEAQPGLRRDFETIGVSVHSLEQARSALRLGADYLSAGHVFATDCKKGLAPRGLGFLSEICGEMPIPVYAIGGISAENIRSVQEAGAAGACVMSSIMRSDVPEEYVKTLIQKIK from the coding sequence ATGTTTGAGATCATCGCGGTGACTAACCGGGGCTGCTGCCCGGCCGGTCATGAGTTTGCCGCTCAGGCGGCGCGGATCGCGGCGTCGGGCGCGGGCAAGGTCATACTGAGAGAAAAGGATCTGACGACCGAAGCCTACAAAGGCCTGGCCGGGGAATTTTTGAGGAACTGCGGTGGCTGCGGCGCTGAGCTTCTGCTCCACCGCTTCGCGGCAGTGGCTAAGGAGCTGAACCACCCGAAAATTCATCTTCCCCTGCCGGTTCTGGAGGCACAGCCCGGGCTCCGGCGGGATTTTGAAACCATCGGCGTGTCGGTTCACTCCCTGGAGCAGGCCAGAAGCGCGCTGCGCCTGGGCGCGGATTACCTGAGCGCCGGGCATGTGTTTGCCACAGACTGTAAAAAGGGGCTGGCGCCCAGAGGCCTTGGCTTTTTATCCGAAATCTGCGGCGAGATGCCCATTCCGGTTTATGCCATCGGCGGCATTTCGGCGGAAAATATCCGAAGTGTGCAGGAGGCAGGCGCTGCCGGAGCCTGTGTGATGTCCAGCATTATGAGGAGTGATGTGCCGGAAGAATATGTGAAAACACTGATTCAAAAGATAAAATAA